The nucleotide window gCAATTTCTGGTTTCTGCTTTGTTTTCCTGCCAGTTTATTTATTGGTGAAGcacaattcatcttttttataGAATCACATCCAATTATCTGatttaaaatgtgtttttttttgtaagagcAGTGGTTGCCCCTTTATTGATTTTTGATCAGATTTAAGCTTATTTTTGTAGATTTGTTTATATAATCAAATGTGACATGTATATGGTGGTTAAATTTTAAGTAGAGTTCGGATTGAAAAATCTAAGTCTCTCATTCACTTTGATTGTGGTTTACAACTATAGCTTTCATACCTGTTTTGAGGGGAAtcagaaaaaaaagaaaaacattttctaTAATAGCTCTATATTTCTGGTTTGTTCTACCATCACATTCACACATCATTTGTTTCTTTgcatgttcaattttttaatgttacattcgttaatattttttcttttttcgtaTTAAATTGTCTTTCAAATTGTTTATGGTTGATGTCTAATTTCGGCAGTTgacggacacacttcttgaaaTGCTGGAAAAGGAGAATAAAACCCCTGATATCTATATTGTCATGCAAGTAATTAGGTAATTGATTATTAAGTTCTCTTGTTGTACTATTTAGATAGCCTGAAAACATGCATTTTATCATACTATAGCTTTATGTTAGTATGTAATTGATTATTAAGCAATATTTTTTGGTTAACTTATCAATGATTCCTTAAAATCTACTACTGCTCTTTGAAGGATGCCTTCAGGTTGGTCAAGTTTTGCTTTTGCAACgctaaaagaaaaatactattTAGTTATTGAAAGCTAAAAATCCTCCTAAATGCATAATATTgctttaattattaaattcaCTAATCAAATGTAAGGCATGTCTTGCTGAgcctgtttttttttattttttataataactaGTGTTTGCAAATCTCACAGTCGTGTTTTGTActcatttgttatttgttaagcAATTATATGAAGGATATAGCCTCACTCATTAGCATCAGCAAGAAAACTCTAACCCATAAACAAAACTGGGCACCAAACAGACATGATGTAGTATTTCTAAAAAGTGTTATGCAcactccctcaaaaaaaaaaaaaagtgttacgcacactttttttttttagaacttAAGGTCCGACTAATCCTAGGGGTCCAATCCCACCGTCCCACTTGTGGGGACCCCATTTAATGCCTTATGGactagcccaccgaaattggcaccggGGGGAATCTAACGTGAGACCTTGAGCGGAGCACTCTTCAAGGTctcaagccaataccaccaggCAAGTGTTACGCACACTTATCTCTATGTCTGTAGGATATGTTAATTGCTTAACATAATTGCATATAGAATGTATAAGGAGTCCAAATGTTTTTCATGAGTCTTTTCATAGTTGTAATCATATTAGGCCTTGTACTAATTACACTGCACCGTTACTGGACCTAGATTTTCAGTATTAATGAAAGCATTATGTTAGTGTTTTTGCAATGCATATTTTAAGCATTCAGAATACTTGTTAAAGTCTGTTGATCTGTTCTATCTTTTCAACATTTTCCCTTTAATTTCAACAACAAAGCCAATAGAGTGTAACCGTTTTGGAATTTCGGGGACGTTGCTAATAATAGACTATGAACTGTTTGTAAAAAGAATAATTGTAACCATCAAACTTGGTCATTTTGGTTGTGGTGAAGTAAGGAAATATGTTAAcaatttcaacttttttggttttagacTAGATCCTCATTTCTTGTTGATGTTTCAATTTCTACTGTTTTTGTTGTCTGTTATATACAAATTTCAGTTTTACTTCTGATTACCATTATTATGCAGGTGCTATTGTCATGCCGGAGAGATTGACCGTGGTCTTCAATTTTTTGAGGACTTTCTAGCTTTAGGGAAGGGTAATGCTGCAGAAATTTATGTGGTGAGTTTTCTCACATATAGTTTCTAATACAATAAATACCAAATCTTGTAGTTGAATGCTTATATTTCCTAATATATCAGAAATATGACaaagggcctgtttggatatACTTGTTTGTGCTTATCTACTGGTATAAACACTTGAGgctgtttgagagagcttatgaaaacaacttatagcttatatgaaaaaaatttaactttatttgatacagaaatagcttatgcatgtgaatttatatgatatgtgCTTTTGCTATAAGCACTTAACTAAGATGATTTTCGTCGCAGAGCCTATGTATGCCTTTTTTAGAAGTGGTGAGCCCATATGTGTGTGAATTTTAAAATGCTGATTGCTCTCTTTAGGGCTGCTTGGTTTGTGAAAAAGACTTTTTGTttccattttctattttcacttttaattacaaaattgcCATCTCGTTTTTACTATTTTTGcatacaaatatttgaaaactgaaaatagAATGAAAACAAGTGATagttttgaatttaaattttgcctcaaaaaaaagttttgaatttaatgttaaaacaaaatattctcTCAAAgtaaacaaaccctaaatgtCTAGTTTCTACTTCTGCTCTACCATTTAGCGTTTAACAACTGTTCATGGTATATTTGGCTTAgaatttgtgtttttgttctATTACAACAAAATAACGCTGCCGTAGTCTACTAGGAATATTGCCAAACTCCGCTGATGTTGACTCAACactaatatttttcataaattgtATAAAATGCATATTGATTAATGCATTTAAACCAACAATGACTGCAGACGCTTGCAGAGGGGGCAATGGTTGGGTACACCGAGAAAGGAATGCAGATTTCTATAGATATACTGGTAAGTTATCGTAGACACTTCATTGACTTTGTCAAGTTGAAATTAATTTGGTATATTGAaagatttcaaatttaaatctgCAATTGTAGACaagaatgaatgaaagaaaCTTTTTCATGAATTCCAAAATGGGAAGTGAGCTCCTGATTATGGCTGCTGGTGAAAAGGTAAACAAACTCTTCCAATTATACCCTCTTGTTATGTGTTTGATATGAGATAATTATCACATGTTGCCTGCTTGTTAAATGTGtgcattttgttgtttttgaattcaTAGACCGGAGGATATACTAATGCTAACTACATATGGGACTTGATGCGAGCTCGTAATATATACCCTTCGTTAGCTGCGGTTGAAGCATACTACCAGGGTTTGAAAGTGAGTTATGAGGCATTGCATCTTACTTTTCATGTGCTTTGAGataatttcatatttgttgcaaaaaaattatattgtagaACACATTgatcttttattttcattgggGGGTAGTAATTACAAtgtgcatgtttggattcacTTTTGAAAGAGCCAGAAGTGATTATCAagtactaaaatttattttggtatGTTAGTAGGGtctgattaaaattgattttaacttgAAACTATGATTTGTAGTTTTTGCCTCCAAACCAAACATGATTTTTACACTTAAATTGTTTGTTCAATTCACTTTCACATGAacttatccaaacataaatcattttaccttaaactcacttttaaattaaattgtacaaaatcaatttttaccaCCACAAACTATGTTCAATTTTCATCCATTATTTAAGGTTCAACATGTAGTTCACTTATTAAACCAGTTCACTAATTATTGCCCTTAGTAGattgattaataaaaagaaTATCTACTAGTTATCTTACAATTGGATTATATCCTTGATGTTCACTGCTTTGTACATGGAATTGCAGGATCGACAGATTCCTCAAGATGATCCAAGACTCATGTTGGTTACTCAAATGTATGACAACCTTCGCTCGAGATTTAGAACTTGAATGTATAGAGATTAACGTTCTTTCCTTTTTGTTATGAATTCTGTTAGCTGTTGATAGGtttttctattttgaaaaaagaatccATGAGTTGGTTGCTTaccaagattttttttacttgattCATGTATGAGTTGATCCTAGACATTCATTCCCAGTCTAAGGTGTATCTCATTAAAAACGGTGTActagttccttttttttttatcaaccgttgatttattatttaaaaataaatgaatggtAGAGATTAACttcctaatttttaatatatgaccATGATTCATGTATGGTTTCTGTTGCTCTCTTGTGCCTCACTAACAATTTTCATGTCTTTATACATTTATAATTTGATatcctaatttaaaaaaaaggtaaactTTTTCTCTACCTATGTGTTGTTGGCCGAATTCCTTTTTTGGTCTTGGATAAAGTGGTAAGccactgaaattaaactcacaatTGTGAGGTTCTGGGTTTGAACCTGGCTCACGACGCCCGATCTTGTAATTTCGACATTTGCCGGTTGATCTAGGACTTCTAGACTTGTTGGCTGAATTCTAATGTAGTCGGCGATATTTATGTGACAATTGGATTGATAGATTTTCACTTAACAAGTCATTAATTCATGTTAGAAAATCTACCAGGTTTGATCCCAAGACAATGTCTGGTCACATTTAAGCATCAGAATTCAGTACAATTTTATTGGAAATAAAGGGGCAAGTcccaaataaaaagaaactagAAACCTCTAGGAAACATAACATCTCTTAAATCTGCCAATATGGCATTCTAGGTAAAAGAGGGAAGAACTTAAAATTTATACTACTTTTAGTGatactaaaaccatattttgcagaagcatcaacaacttggTTTGCTTCCCGTCGAACATGCTTTACAACAGCGAAGTTGAGACTATGCAGAACATTGCGAGCGCTGAATCATGTTATTACACGTTTGTCCGACATCACATACATTCACAATGAAATGAATGGCTGTAGAAGAATCGGACTCGATCTCCATTATCTTGAATCTTCTACCGATGATAAGCTATTACCTCCATGAAAAATTGTCCAAAGCTAAGCCACCATAATACTGCTCATACctgctataaaaaaaataacaatgcaCATACCAAGGTTAAAGGTGAAACCAAGTAAAAAAATTTCCTCCCACCTTCAGAAAACTCCACCACAAGTTGCTTTAGCACCATGGTCTCCATCAAGTTTCACGCAACTAGCACTAGAAGGTTTTCAAGATAATAAACTTGGACACCCAATTTTGAACACTTCCACCATCAGGACCATCCTACTTACAATGCCTCTAAGAGCATATGAAGAATAATAGGGTGAGAGGGACAAAGATCATAAATGGAAGCAAGGAAGACAGCATCTGTGTATTCATGAGGTAGAAGCTTATGGAAATTCATATTGAacgaataaaattgaaaaaaaagatgaattgaGTTTCGGTGGAGTGACTTATTTATAATCTTCTAGGGCATTAACTAGAGTGGTTAACTAACCAAACCACATAACTAAAGTGGTTAAGTAACTATAACTGCCTAACTAAAACTTAACTAACTCCACGTAACTTTCTACTATTTTAACATGGCATCCCCAATGGAGGTATATAAGCGAGTTTCATAGAATGAACCATGATGTGGCAGTGCGGATAGCAAAGAAATTGGTGAAGTACTGAAGTATTTTAAATAAGctatcatatcatcaaagttaaataagaaaaatcatcGAAAGCAAGTTACATAAAATTGAGTGTAATTTAAAAAACCATTAAAAATGAGTTTCAcatacttaattttttattttattatctttggAGCAAAAATATGATTGAGTTGTACAAGTGTGATATGATATTGTTGAGAGCCACTTAATATTGGTACGAAATTAATTTCGAGTTCCTTACAAACTTGCCACTATAGATGCCATAAGAGACTTCATAAGACTCACAAAAATTTAATGTAAAGACCTAACTTGATccctcttaatttttttcacatCCAATTTAGTTCATGGCATTTTCATACCGAAGACAAATTAATCAATTTGATATAATGAGTCGAAAATTGATCTTTCGTATGATAAACAAATTTGTccacaatataaaaatatcagaCTAATtttagtacaatttttttttttttgggtcataTTCCTTTCTTATTGTAATGATTCAAAGGATTATTGTAAAACAAAAAGTCATAAGAGATTAAAATTCAAGTAAAAGTTCGAAtttcacataaaaataaattgagtttaatattatttttttcaagaaattaaagtggatattaaatatttttttaaaaaaaatttctgcAAAACGAAGCCGTTTTGTTACAATTAGATTCACCTCCATCACAATTCATAAACCCTAAATCAAATCCTCTTCTCTCACTCCTCAACCCTAAACCCCCAAACACCGGCAACACCACCACCGCACAATTCCACCGTCGCCACCTCATCCACCGCCGCATTCTCCTTTTCAACCATAAAAACACATCAGAACtacaaaaagaacaaaaaatgaAAGTTCCAGAGGAAGAAAACAACGAGATTAACGCTACAACAATAGCATCAAATGATGAGAATTCGAATTCGGAACCGGAATTGGAATCGGAATCGGAATCGGAAATGGAATTGAGATTGAAGaaattgaagatgaagaagaagctgaaaaTGGAAGCGAAGAAAGCTAATATGCGCGGTGTTTGTTATTTGAGTCGAATTCCTCCTCATATGGATCATGTTAAGCTTCGTCAACTTCTTTCGCAATTCGGTGATATTCAAAGAATTTATCTTGCTCCTCAAGGTcattcattctctctctctatctgtagcaccgacacttctgattgaagaGGTCTGTGTCTAACACTACACGAGATAAAATAAGGTTGAATAGTTTACGTATAAGTTATTAGTTGTTAAGCTATATTGGAGAAGAATGAAAATAAggtgaaaacagcttatgggcAATGTTAAGTTTTTCTGAATAGTCCCAGGAAACTTATGGCAGtggataaactcaaataaatcaatctcCAAACGAGCTCTATATCTatgttcaatttaatttaatttaatatgttgATATCACATTGTATTTTAGTTTGACAAACAGGCTCATAAGATAGGATATGATTTGTGAAGCACGTACATGGACACGGATACTGGACACCGACACGCCAACACAATTTGAGAATATGtgttggtgtcggacacgaTACATGTCCCGACTCCCGGATATGCCTAATCCAaagagtgtccgtgcttcataggataTGATAAGCTAGACCATTTTTTGACATTTCATACGACATAGTACTCACTCTGGTGTGGGTTATAAGCAAAAGTATCTAATCTCATGCTTTGGGGCTGTTTTGATTagtttatttgagcttatctactagcTTAAGTGTCTGTTTGAGACTATTTGACGTTTCACGCTCAGGTTTGGATTATAAGCGAATTAACTTAATCTCATACTCAGGGCTGTTTTGATTAGTTTATTTGAGCTTGTTTACTAGCATAAGTATCTATGAGACTGCTTGAGATAGCTTATATAAACAGCTTATGATATGTCCATATGCAGTTTTCAGCTTTTCTTCATAAACTCTACAAGAAAGTTTATAAAAATCAGCTTAAAGCAGTAGGAATCTGTTTATGCTTaagcttaattaagttgtttatccaagcAGGGTTTTATCAAGAAATTTAGTTAAATCCAGCTAATCTtgttctcataaaaaaatacgtGCATTTTTTATATTGTCCTGCATAtgaacttattttattaaacttttagagtcaatggaaaataaaacatatattaatgTAGGGGTATTTTAGAAACTACCttattaaatattgaaatagttaaatttatttacatttgaaaCGGCAGAATAAATGAGCactttttttgcttatattccATACAAGAGAGAGTGATGCGTTACTACTTGGTTAGTTCTAAGGttgtttggttttaattttttttttaatttgccaGATTCTAATGCCAGAGTGCAATCTAAGCGAGCCCGGGCATCCCAAAACCAAGCTTATTCAGAAGGGTGAttatttattcttataaaatgtttaatttgatttggAATTGGATTGTTATATAATTGCAGTTGTTTAAGGTGGTTGCTGGTATATTTTCTTGACGTTgattgagttttgttgattgattttttgCTTTGTGATTGTGTAGATGGGTTGAATTCGCCAATAAATGTGTTGCCAAGAGGGTTGCCAATAACATAAATGGTGAACAAATAGGTAGTTGTTTGACTCATTGTCGTTCTTTACAACTTGCTTTTGATTCTTGAATAGAAATCATAATGTTGTCGTTTTTCAATTCTAGAGTATCAGCGTATCACTTGCGTTAGCTTTTGTCTCCTATCAGAGGTTATCTTTCTGCAGTTATCTCTATCGTTAATTAGATGTAGATAACGATATAATTGAAAATTAGCAATTGAtattgtgttaaaaaaaataagaacgtatttttcttcttcttttaattgACTCTGGAATGGAGGGATTATTTGTCTAggttatgtaaaaaaaatatacgaaGTTAGCACTTAGCAGGATACCCAATGCTATgtgatatatgtttttttttttccgacaaAAGTGGCTAGGTGTGTTGCTGACACTGTTTCTTATATGGTCTTTTGATGGAAATCACGATACTACGCTGCCAACTCTAGAGTTATTTCTATTCTTTATACTTGGAGAAACGTAAATAAAatatgcgttttttttttttttttttgaaaactcggtatccgatccaagaatcgactaataaaaaaaatatgcgcTTAACAGTGTTTATTTGTTGCTGGAATGTTTTTTACATGTCTGTTTGCAATAATTTGGTTTTGTAAGTTTCTGAATTTTGTTGTGTTTACCTAGGGGGAAAAAAGAGGTCATCTTTCCACTATGACCTTTGGAATATTAAGTACTTGAGCAAGTTCAAGTGGGATGATCTAACTGAAGAACTAGGTAATTAGTTTATGATcagttcttgattttatttattgacAAATAAGAATCTCAATCTAAAGCAAGATATATTTGTTACAGCCTTCAAAAGAGCTACTCGGGAGCAAAAACTGGCATTAGAACTGTCTGCAGCCAAGAAAGAGAGAGATTTCTATATGTCCAAAGTTGACCAGTCGCGTACTTTGAATGCTATAGATGAGAGGTTAAAGAAGGTACACTCTCTCCTCACTTGACCAAAATTTATAACTAAATGATAGGTATTCTCTCTGGTCTACGAGCTTAGCTCTGGTAGGTATTCTCTGAATTCTAGTTTATCTTTTCGTTTCCTATTTCCACCATTGTAAAGCTCTTGAGCTCATCATTTTATCATTCAGTAATATACAGTTCGTTTCTTGATTTTACGGGTTCTATCATAAACCTTATCCGATTCTTAAAGGACAAATCTAGCAAAGACTCTGGCACTGGCTTCCCCATTGTTGAGTCTCAATGCTGTTTCCTTTTGGTTTCCATATGGCTGTCATGGTTGGCAATTCTGGCAGACCATATGATAGTGTTTTTACTGctttcttttactttattttttgtgtacTCACCAGATTCTTTCTGTAAAAATGATAAGGCAACattgtttttcttcaaatatgGTTTCGGACATTAGGAAAGATTTAGAGGTTAATGAGTTTTATCCAAATATGGTTTCGGATAGAACATTATAGCGTTATTTGTACCaagtagccgaccccacttagtgggataaggattggttgttgttttgttgttgtaaccAATGAAAATATTCTCTGTAATGGTGGCGAGGTTTTCATCTCTGTTCTAGAACAATTCAGTCTTTTTTTACCAACTGTTAAAGACTGACTCCCTATATATTCCTGCTCAGGACTCACACCTAACAATGAAAATTGtggataaattaaataaataaatccaatTAGGACCCACACCTAACAATGAAAATTGtggataaattaaataaataaatccaatTTTGAgaactttaatttattaaattaagaaTATTGGGTTTGGAGTTTGCTGCAAATTTAAGATCTTGGTTTGTGATTTGCTAGGGATAAGGGTTTAGAGGAGTTCAGAATTGGTATTAGTTTTAATTATGAGTTTTATTCCCTTTTTGGGTCAAAAACTCATTCTTCCCGCCTGATGATGTTTGATTCTATAGTTGCTAGATCTCTGTCACTTATTTTACAATCCATAGAAAATTTGTGTATTATGAATTTCTGATTCCTCTTTATTTTGTGGTCCACTCTACGTTCTTAATATCttttgattgtttaatttttttgttgaattactTTAACTCCTTAAAGGCAGAATAGATTGGCAAGCTCTGTGGTTAAGATAGTGTTGTGGAATGGAAGAACTTGTTTtagattataaaaaatattgttaactTTTTCCTTCAATCCACTAGAATTTGCGCAATTTACATCTTTTAGCTGACGCTTTCATCACATTGGCTCGCATAACTTGCTGCACAAACATTTTGATTAGAAACTATTTTAATAATACATTCAGCTACTTCTTTTTATACGTACTTATCAAATTTCAATGAGTATTATGTGTATTGAggaatcatttcatattgataTCATTTCATTCACGTTGCACAGAAGCAGAAGGTTCAACATGTGGAAAGAGTGATTCGGCATTTCCCTCAAACAAAGCCAATAGCTGCTGCTAAtgctaaaaaaagtaaaaccgAAGTGTCAGACGATCTTCTAGATGCAGTAAGCATAAGTTTCATTCCCGATCTGCTATCctttaattttgtaaatatgtCAACATATGTGAAATCATTGGTTTTTAATCGAAGATTTTCCGCTACGACCCTTGCAGGTATTTGGTGGCTTGTAATGCATGTATTGATTGATCTTCCAATATGGGGTGCTGCTACCTTGATGTATTTATTCACTTGAATTTAGGTTTTGAAACTGGTTATCAAAGTAATCTGTATACAAAACAAGCAATAATGTTTCCAAATGGAGTTGAACTTTGAATTGGACAAGACCTGGTTTTCCATGTTCTGTTTTTGCCTCTGTTATAAAATGTCAAATTATGAGTTGTTGTAGTGTAAACTCCAAATCTGTTGTTGTCTATGCtgagtactttttttttggtacaagaatGCTGAGTACTTTGATTCCAatataatgttatttgattatgaatatAGCATTATTGTCCTCAATATGGTACAAGGTAGATTGTGAAGTTACGTATCTAGAATTCATGCTTGAAACCTTTATTTTTGCATTAACATTCTTGatcaatttctttcaaaataatataattttgaagCAACAACAAAGGAGACATTTGAATCTCTTGATCTCACCTCATTATTGTTAGAATAGAAGCATGAACAAAGATATAAATTTGGTGTTAGTGATTTGGAATACATAACACAATATTATTGTActtcaaataaaatatgtgaaatggAGAATCTTATGCTTAAAAAGAATGGGTTTTAACGGTTGCAACATCCCATGTGTTTCTTGTGAGACACATGAAGTCATGTCTGTTATCTAATGAGACAATATCATGcgtttcttctttcttcaaaaaaaaaaaaaaaaaaaatcatgtgtttCTTCTTTGAGTTAGGCTTAATGCACTATAAACCTTGTATTGTGCAAGAATTATCAACGATATGTAGTACGTGTGCAGGTATGGTACGATACGGGAACACAGATacgtaaattttttttaattcagaatacgataaaatttatttatatgcatgtaacatacttggaaaaaaaaaattaaattcaaaatacgATACAACTAAGATACATTACCaaaatatttatactaaaatttatCTATATGCATGCAACATGGAAAAAAACACATTGATTACTCTTCAATACTATATAATCATAAGAAATGTGAAGTTTTCgtataaatcatattttattttcattcatatatTCTTTTTGTAACTTAGTAATTCATATGTTAGGATATTAACAAATGAATCAATaaatcttgttcaaaaaaaaattaatcaataaaagatcaaaacaaaatttatttaatactgATTGATTGATATCTCTCTCTCACATAATTTTTAATaggttaaataaaaaacaattatagtgATTCATATCTTAAATTGAATCATGTACAtctccattgaattttcacaacacaATATCACCTTTTcacccttcatttttttttccgaaTACATCTATGTGAAATATCTTATaagtatcatttttttttcgaatACATCTCTGTGAACTATCTTATAAGTATTTGTGTGTATCTGTTGagtatcttataagtatccaataaaatatatattttaacttaaaataattaatttcgaTACTCCATAGATATGTATCCGCAAGTATCCATGAAGTATCAGTATTCAATACAAATACATCTCCATTTTGATAAAGTTGATTATCactttttcattattaaaaGCTACTATTAAAACTTGTGAAAAagttatatgataaaattttcattcttttttgaagaagataaacttttcattattaaaagtatcactttttcatttttaaacacTCACAATGAgcatagaaaaaaaattcattctatGATTAAAGTGTCTTCACTCACTTGCATATTCTCAACAGTAGATAAATACACAAAGCTCATATCATTTAAACATCATACACATGCCTCTCCAACACATGCTTCTCTCCATCTGttattttatttccatcttCAGCTTCAACCAATCTCATCTTTCtcatttacttttatcttttttccatttttgttcttcaaaaaataaataacttaattaaaattaaaattctcaaCAGGCTGAGAGTTTAACCTACTTTTTAGTATAAATATGACCACAAAGTCAGTGATACGAAAACCACAAAATGTATATCTCTTTGCTCTTAGTTTTTACTGAAGtttatacaaaatttatttctcTATGTGCATTATCATCACGATATTCAATTTCTTGCTGTGTACTACTAGTATTGATTTCATTCCTTGCCCTTGATTTCTAATTTTTCATCTCATTTTGTTCTTCAACTTTCATTCTTTGATCTTCTTTTATGAAACTTGTTTATAGAAAGTCTTTATTGTTCTTCTTCACATAATTTCAGATTATTGGATGGGGATATTAATATTAGAAATCATCTTTATAATTCTACTTTTTTATTAACTTATCTTTTTTGTTATTACAAAATTCGCTGGTTGCTGCAAATTGAAAACACCGTGCTTGTTCTGTCTTTCTTCTTCCCATAccttattagtattatttatcCTTTCACTCTCTTAACAAGTAAATACacttattgttgttgtttttgtgttaAGATGATCAAAATGCTTTACAAATGAGGCTTCTATTTATAAGTCACCAAGTGATATTTCTTAACCACTATTATTTATGTCACTGTAGAAATATGAAAGTCAGCCAATTTTATCGAAAAATTGTCACTAATTTCACAGTCATTCATATTCACAAGTCAACGTTgcaattttattcaaaatcaactttacCGCTTTCACAATCTCCCACTTAAAGTGGTAATTGAGAGTTTGTAAAAACATATAAAGTATGTTGACTTTTGAACAGAAATACAACCTTTGTTGACTTGTGAACATGAACGACAATAAACTTTTGGCAATTGCTCAATTTGATTTGGTTGACCATTGTTCATATTTGTTTGTATGGAGATACAAATACAAGTGGATATGAAGTATCACTTAATATCCTATAAATAGAAGTCTTGTATGTGGTATTTAGATCAACCTATCACATAGAATAACATAA belongs to Medicago truncatula cultivar Jemalong A17 chromosome 6, MtrunA17r5.0-ANR, whole genome shotgun sequence and includes:
- the LOC11416006 gene encoding pre-rRNA-processing protein esf2; this encodes MKVPEEENNEINATTIASNDENSNSEPELESESESEMELRLKKLKMKKKLKMEAKKANMRGVCYLSRIPPHMDHVKLRQLLSQFGDIQRIYLAPQDSNARVQSKRARASQNQAYSEGWVEFANKCVAKRVANNINGEQIGGKKRSSFHYDLWNIKYLSKFKWDDLTEELAFKRATREQKLALELSAAKKERDFYMSKVDQSRTLNAIDERLKKKQKVQHVERVIRHFPQTKPIAAANAKKSKTEVSDDLLDAVFGGL